The following are encoded together in the Robertmurraya sp. FSL R5-0851 genome:
- a CDS encoding DUF3231 family protein, which yields MEQVNHHTKINASENAVIWSQYVNDSLSRCILRYMLHDVKDEDIRDLLKFALELSETHLEKTKQFLSLENLPIPIGFTDEDVTVDAPSLFTDTFKIVYLHIMTIHGLTRYAGATSVCLREDVRKYFIECTSQTLELYDRVTSVSLNKGIVNKPPTLNNQQKIDFVRKQNYLTGWFGKRRPINAIEISGVHLNMQKTMVKMVLELGFSQVCQSKEVRDYMERARKLCVKHFDILSSMLKEENLHVPKLFETEVTDSTVPPFSDKLMLFHIATLLSAAIAYYSEALSMGQRRDLTADYARMNTEIALLAEDGINLLIEKGWMEQPPSATDHESLAKN from the coding sequence ATGGAACAAGTTAATCACCATACTAAAATTAATGCATCAGAAAATGCTGTTATTTGGTCACAATATGTTAATGACAGTTTGTCACGATGTATTCTTCGCTATATGTTACATGATGTAAAGGATGAAGATATTCGCGATTTACTGAAATTTGCCTTAGAATTATCAGAAACTCATTTAGAAAAAACGAAGCAATTCTTATCCTTAGAAAATCTTCCAATTCCAATAGGCTTTACAGACGAAGATGTCACAGTAGACGCTCCTAGTTTATTTACTGATACATTTAAGATTGTTTATTTACATATTATGACCATTCACGGATTGACGAGATATGCTGGTGCCACTAGTGTCTGTTTACGAGAGGATGTCAGAAAATACTTTATTGAATGTACTTCCCAAACATTGGAACTATATGATAGGGTAACAAGTGTTTCCTTAAATAAGGGAATTGTTAACAAACCTCCTACTTTAAACAATCAACAAAAGATTGATTTTGTTAGGAAACAAAATTATTTAACTGGTTGGTTCGGGAAACGTAGACCTATTAACGCAATTGAAATCAGTGGTGTGCATCTTAATATGCAGAAAACAATGGTGAAAATGGTATTGGAGTTAGGATTCAGTCAAGTTTGTCAATCTAAAGAGGTACGAGATTATATGGAACGTGCTCGTAAGCTTTGTGTTAAACACTTTGATATTCTAAGTTCAATGTTAAAAGAGGAGAATCTTCATGTTCCAAAGTTATTTGAAACAGAAGTAACAGATTCAACCGTTCCACCCTTTTCAGATAAACTTATGCTATTTCATATAGCGACACTGCTTTCTGCAGCAATTGCTTATTATAGTGAGGCATTATCAATGGGACAAAGAAGAGACTTAACGGCAGATTACGCACGAATGAATACCGAAATTGCCTTACTTGCTGAAGATGGTATAAATCTATTAATAGAAAAGGGATGGATGGAACAACCTCCCTCTGCCACTGATCACGAAAGTTTGGCAAAGAATTAG